In Sedimenticola thiotaurini, the following proteins share a genomic window:
- the rsxG gene encoding electron transport complex subunit RsxG, which yields MNSGRSILLAGLLLAFSALLGTGLLSLTHGHAAPYIAENERLRLLASLNAVIPPDQYDNDLLTDTLELSDPQLLGMEGPVTIYRARRGGEARAVAFRVRALGGYSGPIELLVGVAVDGRLSGVRVISHKETPGLGDAIEAGRSDWISGFKGRSRTNPQDAGWKVKRDGGVFDQFTGATITPRAVVKGVHRALQFYDLHRDQIFLTTAIAKETAE from the coding sequence GTGAATAGTGGTCGAAGTATCCTGCTGGCCGGTCTGCTGCTGGCGTTCAGCGCCTTGCTCGGCACCGGGTTGCTGAGCCTGACCCATGGACATGCGGCACCCTATATCGCCGAGAACGAGCGGTTGCGACTGCTGGCCAGCCTGAATGCGGTGATCCCGCCGGATCAATACGATAACGATCTGCTGACCGACACCCTGGAACTGTCCGATCCGCAGCTACTCGGCATGGAGGGGCCGGTGACCATCTACCGTGCCCGACGGGGCGGTGAGGCGCGGGCAGTGGCCTTCCGGGTGCGGGCGTTGGGCGGCTACTCCGGTCCGATTGAGCTGCTGGTGGGGGTCGCGGTGGATGGCCGGTTGTCCGGTGTGCGGGTGATCAGCCACAAGGAGACACCGGGACTGGGGGATGCCATAGAGGCGGGACGCAGTGACTGGATTAGCGGATTCAAGGGCCGTTCCCGAACCAATCCGCAGGATGCCGGCTGGAAGGTCAAGCGGGACGGTGGCGTATTCGATCAGTTCACTGGTGCCACCATTACCCCCCGGGCGGTGGTGAAGGGGGTACATCGGGCACTGCAGTTCTACGATCTTCATCGTGATCAGATTTTTCTCACCACAGCTATCGCAAAGGAGACAGCAGAATGA
- a CDS encoding electron transport complex subunit E — protein MSEQGFIGLMKNGLWHNNQGLVALLGLCPLLAVTSTASNGLGLGLATMATLMVTNLIVSVTRHWLRSEIRIPMFVLIIACVVTAIELLMSAHLHQLYLALGIFLPLIVTNCAIIGRAEAFASKQPVRQALIDGFAMGLGFLAVLVVLGCVRELIGYGTLFRGADSLFGPAAAGLTVTVFADYGGFLLAILPPGAFVGLALLIALKNKLDSVARSVRESRPGPAVAEERAADAC, from the coding sequence ATGTCGGAGCAGGGTTTCATCGGCCTGATGAAGAACGGCCTTTGGCACAATAACCAGGGGTTGGTGGCCCTGCTCGGTTTATGCCCGTTGCTGGCGGTTACCTCCACCGCCAGCAACGGGCTGGGGCTGGGGCTGGCGACCATGGCGACCCTGATGGTCACCAACCTGATTGTCTCGGTTACCCGACACTGGCTGCGCAGCGAGATCCGGATCCCCATGTTCGTGTTGATTATCGCCTGCGTGGTGACCGCGATTGAACTGCTGATGAGTGCCCATCTGCATCAGCTCTACCTGGCGCTGGGCATATTTCTACCCCTGATCGTCACCAACTGCGCCATTATCGGACGGGCCGAGGCCTTCGCCTCCAAACAGCCGGTACGCCAGGCGCTGATCGATGGGTTTGCCATGGGGCTGGGTTTCCTGGCGGTGCTGGTGGTGTTGGGCTGTGTGCGGGAACTGATCGGCTACGGCACCCTGTTCCGGGGCGCGGACAGCCTGTTCGGGCCGGCCGCCGCCGGGCTGACTGTCACAGTCTTTGCTGATTATGGTGGTTTCCTGCTGGCCATACTGCCGCCGGGCGCCTTTGTCGGCCTGGCCCTGCTGATCGCCCTGAAAAACAAACTGGACAGTGTGGCGCGGAGCGTGCGGGAGAGCCGGCCCGGGCCAGCGGTCGCAGAAGAGCGAGCGGCAGATGCCTGCTGA
- a CDS encoding sulfite exporter TauE/SafE family protein — MPESFSLMQLPVATLVVAIAYLIRGVAGFGSGLIAIPLLALILPLSVVVPVIALLDLLASVSHGFGNRRDIGWLEIFTLLPFSLLGIGIAIYLFKTVDPDLLSTGLALFIILYSLYNLVSENMPTDFSRLWAMPWGAAGGMINALFGTGGPFYVIYLKLRGLGKDELRATIATILLFDGIGRVAGYAMGDFFNETALILVAAGLPLAALALFVGGHIQTGMSQKAFQRAISALLLVSGIALLIK, encoded by the coding sequence ATGCCTGAGTCTTTCAGCCTGATGCAACTGCCCGTCGCGACGCTGGTGGTGGCGATTGCCTACCTGATTCGCGGCGTGGCAGGCTTTGGGTCCGGTCTCATCGCCATACCGCTGTTGGCGCTGATCCTGCCCCTCTCCGTGGTGGTCCCGGTGATCGCCCTGCTGGATCTGCTGGCATCGGTCAGCCACGGTTTTGGCAATCGTCGCGACATCGGCTGGCTGGAGATCTTCACCCTGCTGCCCTTCTCCCTGCTGGGTATCGGTATCGCCATCTATCTGTTTAAAACGGTTGATCCGGATCTGCTCAGTACCGGCCTGGCCCTGTTTATCATCCTCTATTCCCTGTACAACCTGGTATCGGAAAACATGCCGACAGATTTCTCCCGGCTGTGGGCCATGCCCTGGGGCGCGGCCGGTGGCATGATCAACGCCCTGTTTGGCACCGGTGGTCCGTTCTACGTTATCTATCTCAAGTTGCGGGGACTGGGCAAGGATGAACTCCGGGCGACTATTGCCACCATCCTGCTGTTTGACGGCATCGGTCGTGTAGCCGGCTACGCCATGGGGGACTTCTTTAACGAAACTGCACTGATACTCGTGGCGGCCGGACTGCCACTGGCGGCGCTGGCCCTGTTTGTGGGCGGTCACATCCAGACCGGCATGAGTCAGAAGGCCTTTCAGCGGGCCATCAGTGCGCTGCTGCTGGTGAGCGGGATCGCTCTGCTGATCAAGTAA
- a CDS encoding monooxygenase encodes MKLVQFDFKYAGPFGQEMTDAMDGLARSIADEPGLLWKIWTENRADGEAGGIYLFTDEQSARDYMVMHTERLKSFGIDKVNAKLFDVNTPLTQITNGPL; translated from the coding sequence ATGAAACTGGTACAATTTGACTTCAAATATGCTGGTCCTTTCGGCCAGGAGATGACCGATGCGATGGATGGGCTGGCCCGAAGCATCGCCGATGAACCCGGCCTGCTGTGGAAAATATGGACCGAAAACCGGGCCGATGGAGAGGCCGGTGGGATCTACCTGTTCACCGACGAGCAGTCGGCCAGGGATTACATGGTCATGCACACCGAGCGACTCAAGAGCTTCGGCATCGACAAGGTGAATGCCAAGCTGTTCGACGTCAACACACCGTTGACCCAAATCACCAACGGCCCGCTCTGA
- a CDS encoding MarR family winged helix-turn-helix transcriptional regulator, with protein sequence MDGSYTSEQIIGFMRENWSEMYETDETNALKDELFIYLGRVYNLGVSRTRDVLSEFNLCMGEFDILLTLRRSAKPHVLTPTELQKSMLITSGGLTKLLHQLEMRGLISRSVQPQDKRSKLVHLTAKGKKTAEKSLNRVQKKSRCWLDQALTERESKQLKKLLSKAAAVLEQPNKQ encoded by the coding sequence ATGGATGGAAGCTATACATCGGAGCAGATCATTGGATTCATGCGGGAGAACTGGTCCGAGATGTATGAAACTGATGAAACGAACGCGCTCAAGGATGAGCTGTTCATCTACCTTGGCCGGGTATACAACCTGGGCGTAAGCCGCACCCGTGACGTCCTATCCGAATTCAACCTCTGCATGGGTGAGTTCGATATCCTGCTCACCCTGCGCCGTTCCGCCAAACCCCACGTCCTGACGCCCACCGAACTGCAGAAATCTATGCTGATCACTTCCGGCGGTCTGACCAAGTTGCTGCATCAACTGGAAATGCGGGGGCTCATCAGCCGTTCCGTACAACCCCAGGACAAGCGCAGCAAGCTGGTGCACCTCACGGCAAAGGGGAAGAAAACCGCCGAGAAATCCCTGAACAGAGTGCAGAAAAAATCCAGGTGCTGGCTGGATCAGGCGCTCACCGAGCGTGAGAGCAAACAGCTAAAAAAACTGTTAAGCAAGGCAGCGGCCGTGCTGGAACAACCAAACAAACAGTAA
- a CDS encoding efflux RND transporter periplasmic adaptor subunit, whose amino-acid sequence MPVLSRYRGGILILLLALLASGCNGSDSTSSESAVAPAAPVPVVGVQEVRQQSLVLNTELAGRTTAYRIAEVRPQVTGIIVERTFQEGGEVKAGQTLYRIDPARYQAAYDSAKSTLARDQAALTTARLKVKRYANLLKTKAVSQEAYDEARAALQQAQATVAMDEAALQAARIDLDYTQVSAPIDGRIGRSAVTQGALVTGNQTTALATIRQLDPIYVDVTQSSAELLRLKKALGEGELQRPEGFSAPVELILEDGSRYPHPGKLEFSEVSVDESTGSVTLRALFPNPDQQLLPGMYVRAQVQNGVREGAILVPQQAVSRDAAGRTTALVLNGDDQVEKRSLTVSRAVGNQWLVEEGLTVGERLIVDGLQKIQPGDTARATPLTAETTPGSGVSTPN is encoded by the coding sequence ATGCCCGTGCTGTCACGTTACCGGGGCGGTATTCTTATTCTGCTGTTGGCCCTGCTGGCCAGCGGCTGCAATGGCTCAGACTCCACTTCATCGGAAAGTGCGGTAGCTCCGGCAGCTCCCGTACCGGTGGTTGGTGTGCAGGAGGTCAGGCAGCAATCCCTGGTATTGAATACGGAACTGGCGGGTCGTACCACCGCCTACCGGATCGCTGAAGTGCGACCGCAGGTGACCGGCATTATTGTGGAGCGTACCTTCCAGGAAGGCGGTGAAGTAAAGGCGGGGCAGACGCTCTACCGGATCGATCCGGCCCGTTACCAGGCCGCCTATGACAGTGCCAAGTCGACCCTGGCGCGGGATCAGGCGGCATTGACCACGGCGCGCCTCAAGGTGAAGCGTTATGCCAACCTGCTCAAGACCAAGGCGGTGAGTCAGGAGGCTTATGATGAGGCCAGGGCGGCCCTGCAACAGGCCCAGGCAACGGTGGCGATGGATGAGGCCGCATTGCAGGCGGCCCGAATCGACCTGGATTATACCCAGGTCAGCGCCCCTATCGATGGTCGTATCGGTCGATCAGCTGTTACCCAGGGTGCGCTGGTGACCGGCAACCAGACCACGGCACTGGCCACTATTCGTCAGCTCGATCCCATCTATGTGGATGTGACCCAGTCCAGTGCCGAACTGCTGCGGCTGAAAAAGGCACTGGGGGAGGGGGAGTTGCAGCGACCGGAGGGTTTTTCCGCTCCGGTTGAACTGATTCTGGAAGACGGCAGTCGATATCCGCACCCGGGCAAACTGGAGTTCTCAGAAGTGAGTGTGGATGAGAGCACCGGTTCTGTCACCCTGCGGGCCCTGTTCCCCAATCCGGATCAACAGCTGTTGCCTGGAATGTATGTGCGGGCGCAGGTTCAGAATGGGGTCAGGGAAGGGGCCATCCTGGTACCGCAACAGGCGGTCAGCCGTGACGCGGCCGGCCGCACCACCGCCCTGGTACTGAATGGGGATGACCAGGTGGAAAAGCGGTCACTGACGGTGTCCCGCGCGGTGGGTAATCAGTGGCTGGTGGAGGAGGGCCTGACTGTGGGCGAGCGGCTCATTGTTGATGGTCTGCAAAAAATACAGCCGGGTGATACGGCGCGCGCCACACCGCTCACGGCTGAAACCACGCCGGGTTCCGGCGTCAGTACGCCCAACTAG
- a CDS encoding efflux RND transporter permease subunit has product MARFFIDRPIFAWVIAIIIMLAGTISILTLPVAQYPSIASPQIRISATYPGASAQAVQDTVVQVIEQQMTGLDGLLYISSTSEATGSGSVTLTFENGTDPDVAQVQVQNKLQLATPQLPTEVQQQGMRVAKSVRNFLMIVGLVSPSGSHSGGALGDYLASRMQDPVSRVQGVGEVTVFSSQYAMRIWLNPDKLHQYNLTPADVASAIQAQNAQVSAGQLGATPAVSGQQLNATVTVQSRLNTPEEFENILLVTSEDGARVYLRDVARVTLGDASYGKLARFNGQQAAAMAIRLATGANALETADAVRAKVNELAQFFPDDMEVIYPYDTTPFVRISIEEVVKTLIEAVVLVFLVMYLFLQNFRATLIPTLAVPVVLLGTFGVLAAFGYSINTLTMFAMVLAIGLLVDDAIVVVENVERVMREDGSSPYAATRKSMGQITGALIGIALVLAAVFVPMAFFAGSTGVIYRQFSITIVSAMLLSVVVAIVFTPALCATMLKPISHQAHAARGGFFGWFNRGFDRANRGYLALVGGMLKRNRRSLFVYALLVTGMAVLFMRTPTAFLPDEDQGILFNQIVLPAGATQERTLKVIEQVEQHYLNDPAVKQMMAVAGFSFAGSGQNMGIAFVRLKDWDERQSPELSINAVVGRAMQAFGKIRDARVFAFPPPAVMELGNASGFDLYLQDQANLGHDKLMQARNQLLGMAAKDPRLVGVRPNGLDDMPQLQVDVDHARAGAYGLSVADINNGLSSAWGSAYVDDFVHQGRVKKVYMQADAPYRMLPEHLNDWWVRNGAGEMVPFSAFADTRWEYGSPRLERYNGLSALQINGAAAPGVSSGEAMDAIEALIAKLPEGISFSWSGLSFEERLAGSQAPALFALSILVVFLALAALYESWSIPFSVILVVPLGVLGAVLATTMRGLPNDIYFQIGLLTTIGLAAKNAILIVEFAKSLQEQGMDLAEAAMTAARQRLRPIIMTSLAFGFGVLPLAIANGAGSGSQNAIGTGVLGGMLAATLLGIFFVPLFFVMIRSWFVRPPVSSETPDGAPVNQES; this is encoded by the coding sequence ATGGCCCGTTTCTTTATCGATCGACCGATTTTCGCCTGGGTGATCGCCATCATTATCATGCTGGCGGGGACCATCTCCATCCTGACACTACCGGTGGCCCAGTATCCCTCTATTGCGTCACCTCAGATCCGGATCAGCGCAACCTATCCCGGTGCCTCTGCACAGGCGGTGCAGGACACCGTGGTCCAGGTTATCGAACAACAGATGACCGGCCTGGACGGGCTGCTTTACATCTCCTCCACCAGCGAGGCGACCGGCAGTGGCAGCGTCACCCTGACGTTTGAAAACGGCACCGATCCCGATGTGGCCCAGGTGCAGGTGCAGAACAAACTGCAACTGGCCACTCCACAACTGCCTACCGAGGTGCAGCAGCAGGGTATGCGGGTGGCCAAGTCGGTGCGCAACTTCCTGATGATTGTGGGCCTGGTATCACCCAGTGGCAGCCATAGCGGCGGGGCACTTGGCGACTACCTGGCCAGCCGGATGCAGGATCCGGTGAGTCGCGTGCAGGGTGTTGGTGAAGTGACGGTGTTCAGCTCGCAATACGCCATGCGCATCTGGCTTAATCCGGACAAGCTGCATCAGTACAACCTGACGCCGGCTGATGTGGCGAGCGCTATCCAGGCCCAGAATGCCCAGGTCTCGGCCGGTCAGCTCGGCGCTACACCGGCGGTCTCCGGCCAGCAGCTCAATGCCACCGTGACCGTACAGAGTCGTCTCAATACGCCGGAGGAGTTCGAGAATATTCTGCTGGTTACCAGTGAGGATGGTGCGCGGGTCTACCTGCGGGATGTGGCCCGGGTGACCCTGGGTGACGCCAGCTATGGCAAGCTGGCCCGCTTCAACGGCCAGCAGGCCGCCGCCATGGCGATACGTCTGGCTACCGGGGCCAACGCCCTGGAGACCGCCGATGCGGTGCGCGCCAAGGTTAATGAACTGGCGCAATTCTTTCCGGATGACATGGAGGTGATCTATCCCTATGACACCACCCCATTCGTGCGTATCTCTATTGAAGAGGTGGTCAAGACCCTGATCGAAGCCGTGGTGCTGGTGTTCCTGGTCATGTATCTGTTTTTGCAGAATTTCCGCGCCACGCTGATTCCCACCCTGGCGGTGCCGGTGGTGTTGCTGGGCACCTTCGGTGTGCTGGCCGCATTCGGTTATTCGATCAACACGCTCACCATGTTCGCCATGGTGCTGGCCATTGGTCTGCTGGTGGATGACGCCATCGTGGTGGTGGAGAATGTGGAGCGGGTGATGCGCGAGGACGGCAGCTCCCCCTATGCAGCAACCCGCAAGTCCATGGGGCAGATCACCGGTGCCCTGATCGGTATCGCCCTGGTACTGGCGGCGGTGTTTGTTCCGATGGCGTTTTTCGCCGGTTCCACCGGGGTGATCTACCGGCAGTTCTCCATCACCATCGTATCCGCCATGCTGCTGTCGGTGGTGGTGGCGATCGTGTTTACCCCGGCGCTCTGTGCCACCATGCTGAAACCGATCAGTCACCAGGCCCATGCTGCACGGGGCGGTTTTTTCGGCTGGTTCAATCGTGGCTTTGACCGGGCCAATCGGGGTTATCTGGCCCTGGTGGGCGGTATGCTGAAGCGGAATCGGCGCTCGCTGTTTGTCTACGCTCTGCTGGTGACGGGTATGGCGGTACTGTTTATGCGTACGCCGACAGCTTTTCTGCCCGACGAGGACCAGGGCATCCTGTTTAACCAGATCGTCCTGCCGGCCGGTGCCACCCAGGAACGGACCCTGAAGGTGATCGAGCAGGTTGAACAGCACTACCTGAACGATCCGGCGGTAAAGCAGATGATGGCGGTTGCCGGGTTCAGCTTTGCCGGTAGCGGTCAGAACATGGGCATCGCCTTTGTGCGCCTGAAGGATTGGGATGAGCGCCAGAGTCCGGAGCTGAGCATCAATGCGGTGGTGGGCCGGGCGATGCAGGCTTTCGGCAAGATTCGGGATGCCCGGGTGTTTGCCTTCCCGCCACCGGCGGTAATGGAGCTGGGCAACGCCAGCGGATTTGATCTCTATCTGCAGGATCAGGCCAACCTGGGTCACGATAAGCTGATGCAGGCCCGCAACCAGCTGCTGGGCATGGCAGCCAAAGATCCCCGTCTGGTTGGGGTGCGCCCCAACGGTCTGGATGATATGCCCCAGTTGCAGGTGGATGTGGATCACGCCCGGGCCGGTGCCTACGGACTGTCGGTGGCGGATATCAACAACGGTTTGTCCAGTGCCTGGGGTAGTGCCTACGTGGATGATTTTGTGCACCAGGGCCGGGTGAAAAAGGTCTATATGCAGGCCGATGCCCCCTACCGCATGCTGCCGGAGCATCTGAACGACTGGTGGGTGCGCAACGGGGCGGGGGAGATGGTGCCGTTCTCCGCTTTCGCCGATACCCGCTGGGAGTACGGCTCGCCCCGGCTGGAGCGCTACAACGGCTTGTCCGCGTTGCAGATCAACGGCGCCGCGGCACCGGGGGTCAGCTCCGGCGAGGCGATGGATGCCATCGAAGCGTTGATTGCCAAGCTGCCGGAAGGGATCAGCTTCAGTTGGAGCGGTCTCTCCTTCGAGGAGCGACTGGCCGGCTCTCAGGCTCCGGCGCTGTTTGCACTCTCCATCCTGGTGGTTTTCCTGGCACTGGCCGCACTCTATGAGAGCTGGTCCATACCCTTTTCGGTCATCCTGGTGGTACCGTTGGGCGTACTGGGGGCAGTGCTGGCCACCACTATGCGCGGTCTGCCCAATGACATCTATTTCCAGATTGGTCTGCTGACCACCATCGGACTGGCGGCCAAGAATGCCATCCTGATCGTGGAGTTCGCCAAGTCTCTGCAGGAGCAGGGCATGGATCTGGCAGAGGCCGCCATGACCGCGGCCCGACAGCGTCTGCGCCCGATCATCATGACCTCGTTGGCGTTCGGTTTTGGCGTACTGCCGCTGGCAATCGCCAACGGTGCCGGTTCCGGCAGCCAGAACGCCATCGGTACCGGTGTGCTCGGGGGTATGCTGGCGGCAACCCTGCTCGGCATTTTCTTCGTGCCCCTGTTTTTCGTAATGATCCGCAGCTGGTTCGTGCGTCCGCCGGTCAGCAGTGAGACGCCGGATGGGGCACCGGTCAATCAGGAGAGCTGA